One part of the Gemmatimonas sp. genome encodes these proteins:
- a CDS encoding acyl-CoA thioesterase, with protein sequence MLASRFTRPRVRFDATIRRTFRVRLFDCDGFRVMTAAKYPMYMDFIRWEMIARSALFDAILRRGLAPTLGSQKLIYRKPLKVWTRFDVELELAGHDDKWIYHIHRFEQGGELRALGITRALIWRRDVPAALPQLLQSLGATEPMPPPAWVTALFASDRELLEANGNGLAPR encoded by the coding sequence ATGCTCGCCTCGCGTTTCACTCGGCCTCGCGTTCGCTTCGACGCCACCATTCGGCGCACCTTTCGCGTGCGACTCTTCGACTGTGACGGGTTTCGGGTGATGACGGCGGCGAAGTACCCCATGTACATGGACTTCATCCGTTGGGAGATGATCGCGCGCTCCGCACTCTTCGACGCCATTCTGCGTCGCGGACTCGCGCCCACCCTGGGCTCACAGAAGCTCATCTATCGCAAGCCGCTCAAAGTGTGGACGCGTTTCGATGTGGAGCTCGAACTGGCCGGCCACGACGACAAGTGGATTTACCACATTCACCGCTTCGAGCAGGGGGGTGAGCTGCGGGCACTGGGCATCACGCGCGCGCTCATCTGGAGGCGCGACGTGCCCGCGGCCCTCCCCCAGCTGCTGCAATCGTTGGGCGCCACCGAACCCATGCCCCCGCCGGCGTGGGTCACGGCGCTGTTCGCCAGCGACCGCGAGCTCCTGGAGGCCAACGGGAACGGCCTCGCGCCCCGGTGA
- a CDS encoding serine hydrolase: protein MPSILLVTALLQAVVPQPPVAIPADSIAPALQRLADSIVAARPRMPGLIIAVESRANGRRWSVAAGMSDTARRVPLRPEQPVRIASNTKTYVAAAVLRLVEQGKLSLADPLATHLPPALDALLRGDGYRTDVITIEQVLSHRAGFHEHPAVPSYVARLRTAPQYRWTREEQLQWLVDSLAPVGAPGAQFRYSDSGYTLLGAIVERLTGMPLGPAVRRLVGFESLGLRHTWWETLEPAPSGIADRAHQYLGGFDAYDIDPSFDLYGGGGIAAPMSDVAHFLTALLDGRVLAQRRTLDTMLAPRSTEMAGYGLGIFGTVVRGVRGYGHSGFWGTSAMVFPDAGVTVAVAITDQAESRQITPVMSAVLRLFGAGN, encoded by the coding sequence ATGCCCAGTATCCTGCTCGTGACCGCGCTCCTGCAGGCCGTGGTGCCGCAGCCGCCGGTGGCCATCCCGGCGGACAGCATCGCTCCCGCCCTGCAGCGACTCGCCGACAGCATCGTCGCGGCGCGCCCGCGCATGCCTGGCCTCATCATTGCCGTGGAGTCGCGTGCCAACGGTCGGCGTTGGAGCGTAGCCGCCGGGATGTCGGATACGGCGCGTCGTGTGCCACTGCGCCCCGAGCAGCCGGTGCGCATTGCGAGCAACACCAAGACGTATGTGGCGGCGGCGGTGTTGCGACTGGTCGAGCAGGGGAAGCTGTCGCTGGCGGATCCGCTGGCGACTCACCTGCCTCCTGCACTGGACGCGCTGCTGCGAGGCGATGGTTACCGGACCGACGTGATCACGATCGAACAGGTCCTCAGTCATCGCGCGGGATTTCACGAGCATCCGGCGGTGCCGAGCTATGTGGCCAGACTGCGCACGGCCCCGCAGTATCGCTGGACGCGCGAGGAACAGCTGCAGTGGCTCGTGGACAGCCTGGCGCCGGTGGGGGCGCCTGGTGCGCAGTTCCGGTACTCCGATTCGGGGTACACCCTGCTGGGCGCCATCGTGGAGCGGCTCACCGGGATGCCGTTGGGCCCGGCGGTGCGTCGCCTCGTGGGCTTCGAGTCCCTTGGCCTTCGCCACACCTGGTGGGAGACACTCGAACCCGCACCGTCCGGTATCGCCGACCGTGCTCACCAGTATCTTGGCGGGTTCGACGCGTACGACATTGACCCCAGCTTCGATCTGTACGGCGGTGGCGGGATCGCCGCACCCATGAGCGACGTGGCGCACTTTCTCACGGCGTTGCTGGACGGCCGGGTGCTCGCACAGCGACGCACGCTGGACACCATGCTGGCGCCGCGCAGCACGGAGATGGCGGGCTACGGCCTGGGCATCTTTGGCACCGTTGTACGCGGCGTGCGCGGCTACGGACACAGTGGGTTCTGGGGCACCAGCGCCATGGTGTTTCCTGACGCTGGCGTCACGGTGGCCGTCGCCATCACCGATCAGGCGGAATCCCGCCAGATCACGCCTGTCATGAGTGCGGTGTTGCGGCTCTTCGGCGCGGGAAACTAG
- a CDS encoding CBS domain-containing protein, giving the protein MTTVAALLDVKGHSIVSVGAQASVLDAVRLMADNGLGAVLVTSGADVLGIFTERDVMRRVVAQGVDPAVTPVSTVMTAAVVTCLPATTLDECGAIMTSREIRHLLVADSQGLHGIISIRDVLAHRTAEQESTIRFLNEYMFSARG; this is encoded by the coding sequence ATGACCACCGTTGCCGCGCTGCTGGACGTCAAGGGACACTCGATTGTTTCCGTTGGCGCGCAAGCGTCGGTGCTCGACGCCGTACGGCTCATGGCGGACAACGGACTGGGGGCCGTGCTCGTGACGAGCGGCGCGGACGTGCTGGGCATCTTCACGGAGCGCGATGTCATGCGGCGCGTCGTTGCCCAAGGCGTTGACCCCGCGGTGACCCCGGTGTCCACCGTCATGACCGCGGCGGTGGTGACGTGTCTCCCCGCCACGACCCTCGACGAATGCGGCGCCATCATGACGTCGCGGGAAATCCGCCACCTGCTGGTAGCCGACAGCCAGGGGCTGCACGGCATCATCAGCATCCGCGATGTGCTCGCGCACCGCACTGCCGAGCAGGAGAGCACCATCCGGTTCCTGAACGAGTACATGTTCTCCGCGCGCGGGTGA